ATCTCCCAGTACGACCTGCCGCTGTGCAGCGGCGGGCACCTGGATATCGAGACGGCCGCAGGCGCAAAGACCATCGGCATCACCCGCATCCACCTGGAGGAGGACGCGGGAAAGCTGGTGCACACGCAGGAGGGGACGCTGTGCGATTACAACCGCTGCGGCGTGCCCCTGATCGAGATCGTCTCGGAGCCGGACATCCGCTCGGCAGAGGAGGCGGCGGCCTACGTGCGCAAGCTGCGCGCAATCATGCGCTACATCGGCGTGTCAGACTGCAGGATGCAGGAGGGCTCCCTGCGCTGCGACGTCAACCTTTCGGTGCGCAAAAAGGGGGATACACTTTTGGGCACCCGCACCGAGATGAAAAACCTCAACTCCTTTGCGTTCATCCAAAAGGCCATCGCCTATGAATTTGCGCGCCAGGTGGAGGCCATCGAATCGGGCGAGGAAATCGTGCAGGAGACCCGCCGCTACGACGAGGCCACGGGTAGGACGCACGCCATGCGCAAAAAGGAGGACGCCAACGACTACCGCTATTTTCCCGATCCGGACCTGGTGCCCATCGTACTGGAGCCGGAGCAGATCGAGGCCGTGCGAAGCACCATCCCTGTGCTGCCCGACGCGCGCAAGGCGCAGTACGTTGCAGCATACGGCCTGCGCCCCGCTGACGCGGAGGTGCTGGTGGCGCAGCGACAGATCGCGGACTACTTTGAGACGGCCGCTGCGTGCACGCGCGCGCCCCAAACGCTCGCCAACCTGATGCTTTCGGAGGTGTTCCGCCTGCTGCCGCAGGAGGATGGCGCCATCCCCATCGCGCCGGCGCATCTGGC
Above is a window of Maliibacterium massiliense DNA encoding:
- the gatB gene encoding Asp-tRNA(Asn)/Glu-tRNA(Gln) amidotransferase subunit GatB, whose protein sequence is MRNDYEMVIGLEVHVELKTRSKIFCGCSTAFGAAPNTQCCPVCMGMPGTLPVLNRTAVTYALKAGLATGCTIAPYAKMDRKNYFYPDLPKAYQISQYDLPLCSGGHLDIETAAGAKTIGITRIHLEEDAGKLVHTQEGTLCDYNRCGVPLIEIVSEPDIRSAEEAAAYVRKLRAIMRYIGVSDCRMQEGSLRCDVNLSVRKKGDTLLGTRTEMKNLNSFAFIQKAIAYEFARQVEAIESGEEIVQETRRYDEATGRTHAMRKKEDANDYRYFPDPDLVPIVLEPEQIEAVRSTIPVLPDARKAQYVAAYGLRPADAEVLVAQRQIADYFETAAACTRAPQTLANLMLSEVFRLLPQEDGAIPIAPAHLARVADLLEAGRINSATAKRVVGMLWAQDGDPEALIAARNLWQVSDEAALAPVVEAVLAANARSVSDFRAGKRQAIGALIGQAMKQTGGMADPAVLRALLERALARGQN